The following proteins are co-located in the Paenibacillus sp. FSL H8-0079 genome:
- a CDS encoding CoA-acylating methylmalonate-semialdehyde dehydrogenase translates to MGKGISEASATATMVQNWIGGAWVTPVATRTEPVVNPATEEVIAHVPLSEQADVDLAVQTAREAFKSWSSTPVPRRARILFRYQQLLVEHWEELARLVTLENGKSYAEAYGEVLRGIECVEFAAGAPNLMMGKQLPDIATGLESGMYRYPIGVIGGITPFNFPMMVPCWMFPLAIACGNTFVLKPSERTPLLAGRLAELFKEAGLPDGVLNIVHGAHDVVNGLLEHKDVQAISFVGSQPVAEYVYTTASKHGKRVQALAGAKNHSIVMPDADLDLTVKEITSAAFGSAGERCMACAVVVAVGDVADELVQKLVEAADRITIGNGMDEGVFLGPVIRGPHKERTLSYIEAGEQEGAALIRDGRKDQATSESGYFVGPTVFDQVESNMKIWQDEIFAPVLSVARVSTLEEAVELANRSDFANGACLFTRSGASMRQFRETIDAGMLGINLGVPAPMAFFPFSGWKKSFYGDLHANGTDGVEFYTRKKMVTARW, encoded by the coding sequence ATGGGAAAAGGGATTTCTGAAGCGTCTGCAACAGCGACAATGGTACAAAACTGGATCGGAGGTGCCTGGGTAACCCCGGTGGCAACTCGTACGGAGCCGGTTGTGAATCCGGCTACAGAAGAAGTTATTGCACACGTGCCACTGTCTGAACAAGCAGACGTGGATCTGGCCGTACAGACGGCACGGGAAGCGTTCAAGTCCTGGAGCAGCACACCGGTTCCACGCCGTGCCCGTATTCTGTTCCGCTACCAGCAGTTGCTGGTTGAACATTGGGAAGAGCTCGCTCGCCTGGTGACACTGGAAAACGGTAAAAGTTATGCCGAAGCGTACGGCGAGGTATTGCGTGGCATTGAATGCGTCGAGTTCGCGGCTGGTGCCCCGAATCTGATGATGGGCAAACAACTGCCTGACATCGCTACAGGACTGGAGTCGGGCATGTACCGCTACCCAATCGGTGTTATTGGGGGAATTACCCCTTTCAACTTCCCGATGATGGTGCCGTGCTGGATGTTCCCGCTGGCTATTGCGTGCGGTAACACCTTTGTCCTGAAGCCGTCCGAGCGTACACCGCTGCTGGCAGGCCGCCTGGCAGAGCTGTTTAAGGAAGCAGGGCTTCCGGACGGCGTGCTCAACATCGTACACGGTGCACATGATGTCGTGAACGGGTTGCTGGAACATAAGGATGTTCAAGCGATCTCCTTTGTCGGATCACAACCTGTGGCTGAATACGTCTACACTACTGCATCCAAGCATGGCAAACGGGTACAGGCACTCGCAGGTGCCAAAAACCACTCCATCGTTATGCCGGACGCCGATCTGGATCTAACCGTGAAAGAGATTACCAGTGCAGCTTTTGGCTCAGCAGGGGAACGTTGCATGGCATGTGCGGTGGTTGTAGCTGTGGGTGATGTGGCTGACGAACTGGTACAAAAGCTGGTGGAAGCAGCAGACCGCATTACCATTGGTAACGGGATGGATGAGGGCGTGTTCCTCGGTCCAGTAATCCGTGGACCACATAAAGAGCGCACACTCAGTTACATTGAAGCTGGAGAGCAGGAAGGCGCGGCCTTGATCCGGGATGGACGTAAGGATCAGGCGACAAGTGAATCTGGTTATTTTGTGGGACCAACGGTATTCGACCAAGTTGAGAGCAATATGAAAATCTGGCAGGATGAGATCTTTGCTCCAGTACTCTCGGTGGCAAGAGTATCTACGCTAGAGGAAGCTGTGGAGCTTGCGAACCGTTCCGACTTTGCCAACGGGGCGTGTCTGTTCACTCGCAGCGGGGCGAGTATGCGTCAATTCCGTGAAACGATTGATGCGGGCATGTTGGGTATTAACCTTGGTGTACCTGCGCCAATGGCATTCTTCCCGTTTTCCGGGTGGAAGAAATCCTTCTACGGTGATCTGCATGCCAATGGCACGGATGGTGTTGAATTCTACACTCGCAAGAAGATGGTAACGGCGCGCTGGTAA
- the iolG gene encoding inositol 2-dehydrogenase yields MGKDKVRIGIIGAGRIGKIHADNLLRNPHAEIVGISDLFAGPELEAWASRRGIPVVTTDSNQLISMPNVDAVLICSSTDTHVPLIEQAAKAGKHIFCEKPVSMDLAQTQAAVAAVEKAGVKLQIGFNRRFDHNFRRVRAHVQDGTIGDPHIIKITSRDPSPPPAEYIRVSGGIFMDMMIHDFDMARYLSGSEVEEVYAQGNVLINPVFAEHGDVDTAIVTMTFANGAIGVIDNSRQAVYGYDQRVEVFGSMGSAAAANDHPNTAEISTATGLMRDKPLHFFLERYNEAYVQETALFIDAIIHDTPVIVDGHDAVQAERIALAAKLSMEQGRPVKLSEVPGVSLESQTATP; encoded by the coding sequence ATGGGCAAGGACAAAGTGAGAATTGGTATCATCGGTGCTGGACGGATTGGTAAAATTCATGCAGACAATCTCCTGCGCAACCCGCATGCCGAGATTGTGGGAATCAGTGATTTGTTCGCGGGTCCTGAATTGGAGGCTTGGGCCTCCAGACGTGGTATTCCTGTTGTAACGACGGACAGCAACCAGTTGATCTCGATGCCTAATGTAGACGCGGTGCTGATCTGTTCTTCCACAGATACACATGTGCCGCTGATCGAACAGGCCGCCAAGGCAGGTAAACATATCTTCTGCGAGAAGCCGGTGAGCATGGATCTGGCACAGACCCAAGCAGCGGTAGCAGCGGTAGAGAAGGCTGGCGTGAAACTGCAAATCGGATTTAACCGCCGATTCGATCACAACTTCAGACGGGTACGTGCACATGTGCAGGATGGTACGATTGGTGATCCGCATATTATCAAAATTACGTCTCGTGACCCGAGTCCGCCGCCTGCGGAATACATCCGGGTGTCTGGTGGGATCTTCATGGACATGATGATTCACGATTTTGACATGGCTCGGTATCTGTCCGGCAGTGAAGTGGAAGAAGTGTATGCTCAGGGCAATGTGCTGATCAATCCGGTCTTTGCAGAACATGGCGATGTGGATACGGCGATTGTAACGATGACGTTTGCCAATGGAGCGATTGGTGTTATTGATAACAGCCGTCAGGCAGTGTACGGGTATGACCAGCGTGTTGAAGTATTCGGTTCGATGGGCAGCGCCGCAGCGGCGAATGATCATCCGAATACGGCTGAGATCAGTACAGCGACCGGGCTCATGCGCGACAAACCGTTACACTTTTTCCTGGAACGCTACAATGAAGCGTATGTGCAGGAGACAGCCCTCTTTATCGATGCAATCATCCATGATACACCAGTTATCGTAGATGGCCACGATGCAGTACAGGCAGAACGAATTGCGCTGGCAGCAAAACTGTCCATGGAGCAGGGAAGACCTGTGAAGCTGAGTGAAGTCCCTGGGGTGTCGCTGGAATCGCAAACGGCAACGCCATAG
- the iolB gene encoding 5-deoxy-glucuronate isomerase, translating into MSERIVKPVVNPEGDGTLINVTPESAGWEYVGFQVAKLAEGETLTRESGDQELCVVLLSGFANVSTRENTWDNIGKRMSVFEKIPPYSVYVSTSDQVQITARTELEVAICVAPGKGTYPARLIAPEDVGVEARGYGNLERQIHNILPEQKEADSLLVVEVFTPDGHWSSYPPHKHDRDALPDESLLEETYYFRVQPEQGFAIQRIYTDDRSVDETLAVKNGEVVLVPDGYHPVGAPPGYEVYYLNVMAGPTRTWKFHNDPDHEWLMKK; encoded by the coding sequence ATGTCAGAACGTATTGTGAAACCCGTGGTCAACCCGGAGGGGGACGGTACGCTTATAAACGTAACACCGGAGTCAGCTGGGTGGGAATATGTTGGTTTTCAGGTAGCGAAGTTGGCAGAAGGGGAGACGTTAACCCGTGAGAGCGGTGATCAGGAACTCTGTGTGGTGCTTCTCAGCGGTTTCGCCAATGTAAGTACCCGGGAGAACACATGGGATAATATCGGGAAAAGAATGAGTGTTTTCGAGAAAATTCCGCCGTATTCGGTCTACGTCTCAACTTCCGATCAAGTACAGATCACAGCACGTACCGAACTGGAAGTCGCTATATGTGTTGCACCCGGTAAAGGCACGTACCCTGCTCGTCTCATTGCACCCGAGGATGTAGGGGTAGAGGCGAGAGGATATGGCAATCTGGAACGCCAGATTCACAACATTTTGCCGGAACAAAAGGAAGCGGACAGTTTGCTCGTTGTTGAGGTATTCACGCCAGATGGGCATTGGTCTAGTTACCCGCCACATAAGCATGATCGGGACGCACTCCCGGATGAATCTTTGCTGGAAGAAACGTATTATTTCCGTGTGCAGCCTGAGCAGGGGTTTGCCATTCAGCGGATATACACGGATGATCGTTCTGTGGACGAGACGCTTGCAGTGAAGAACGGTGAAGTGGTGCTTGTTCCGGACGGGTATCATCCGGTAGGTGCTCCTCCGGGGTATGAGGTGTACTACTTGAACGTAATGGCTGGACCAACCCGGACTTGGAAATTCCATAACGACCCTGACCATGAGTGGTTGATGAAAAAGTAA
- a CDS encoding LacI family DNA-binding transcriptional regulator gives MKATIYDIAREAGVSIATVSQVINGKGKISEKRRAEIMEIMERLHYQPSAIAAALTGKQTYTLGLLVPDISNPYFAELARAVEDRSRQLGYSVVICSTDNKDERVERYLNLLQQKRVDGMMIGTGIDNAEILSPLLQQSIPVALIARHMPSLSVHTVTIDDILGGRLAAEHLLELGHTRVAVLSEPSKVSSSQERVHGFRETLIKAGYTLEPNQIRESAADLSSAKKEALLLLGEIDHPTGLFCCNDIQAIGALQAAKELGLRVPEDVSIIGFDNTILASVTSPPLTTVAQPIEDLGHRAVDLLIEELKDERKEPQKIVLKPELVIRDSAGRVLG, from the coding sequence ATGAAAGCAACCATATACGATATCGCACGCGAGGCAGGTGTATCCATTGCAACCGTCTCGCAGGTCATTAATGGAAAAGGCAAGATCAGTGAAAAGCGGCGCGCCGAGATTATGGAGATCATGGAACGCCTCCACTATCAACCCAGCGCGATTGCAGCCGCACTTACAGGTAAGCAGACGTATACATTAGGACTGCTTGTACCGGACATATCCAACCCGTATTTTGCAGAACTCGCGAGAGCGGTAGAGGATCGAAGCCGTCAATTGGGCTACAGCGTAGTCATCTGCAGTACGGATAATAAGGACGAGCGGGTAGAGCGTTACCTGAATCTGCTCCAGCAAAAAAGGGTAGATGGCATGATGATCGGAACCGGAATCGATAATGCCGAAATTTTGTCACCTCTTTTGCAGCAGTCCATACCTGTGGCCTTGATTGCCCGACATATGCCATCCCTATCCGTGCATACAGTCACCATTGATGACATTCTCGGTGGAAGACTCGCAGCGGAACATCTACTTGAACTTGGCCACACCCGTGTAGCGGTGCTGTCTGAACCGTCCAAAGTCAGCAGCAGTCAGGAACGTGTACATGGATTCCGTGAAACACTGATTAAGGCTGGCTATACGCTGGAACCAAATCAGATCCGAGAATCGGCAGCTGATCTGAGCTCGGCCAAAAAAGAGGCGCTACTGCTGCTCGGTGAGATCGATCATCCCACAGGCTTGTTCTGCTGTAATGACATTCAGGCTATTGGCGCACTTCAGGCAGCCAAAGAGCTGGGGCTACGCGTGCCAGAGGATGTGTCCATTATCGGATTCGATAACACCATTCTGGCCTCGGTAACCAGTCCACCGCTTACGACTGTTGCTCAGCCGATTGAAGATCTGGGACATCGCGCTGTAGATCTGTTAATTGAAGAGTTGAAGGATGAGCGTAAAGAACCGCAGAAGATTGTGCTGAAGCCGGAACTCGTTATCCGTGATTCAGCAGGCCGTGTATTGGGCTGA
- a CDS encoding methyl-accepting chemotaxis protein produces MKLKPKLMIMFLAAVLITALPLASLGLVQTEKQATRNVDSKLNGLMASSANQLDGWISSNAKVIETLGFVIQEGVPEGELTEEYFNIMKLGSNQESLSDLYYGSEQDGSFMNGSDWTPDADYDPRQRPWYQEAKQTNQLTYSDPYLDMMSEQYAVSIAMPVQNKEGTMQGVVAGDLLLSTLTDTVGKINLDGLGYSFLIDKNGLLLAHPDDKLVNTSAADNTELNPLLADMQANPSGQKPFQYNDEKYLLFYHQIPSTGWAVGSIISEKLAYAEYYELRNNYILIIGITLLVVLAGAYWIATLFIKPLKSLHGTSRQMSSGDFTGRVQIKGKDEFAELGMAFNQMSDQLSTLFRQVTASADRVQSISGEMHEHTDNTKRIAEQISIATDELARGSSTQAESVYDGSSRLSEMSNSVGGINRSVEQSVTMMREAGEAMLVGLQAVDHQVELSDGNRQSIDRVGESISLLADKSQKIESIVSMIQGIASQTNLLALNASIEAARAGEHGRGFAVVAEEVRKLAEQSAGSAQDIIVLLNEIQAASRQSVSEVDSAEHGIEQQVAAVHEMRNSFMRIKQSIEGIDNQLLQVSSATTELDNSSGKIAEVISSVAAMSEQSAASTEEVASSTQEQFNYITSISERSNELAQQANTLAEEVKKFKI; encoded by the coding sequence ATGAAGCTCAAACCGAAATTAATGATTATGTTTCTGGCCGCTGTGTTGATTACTGCACTGCCACTGGCCTCCCTTGGTTTGGTTCAAACCGAAAAACAAGCCACACGTAATGTTGACTCCAAATTAAATGGCTTAATGGCCTCTTCGGCAAATCAGTTGGATGGCTGGATCAGTAGCAATGCCAAAGTCATCGAAACGTTGGGTTTTGTCATCCAGGAAGGCGTGCCTGAAGGGGAACTCACGGAAGAATACTTTAACATTATGAAGCTAGGCAGTAACCAAGAGAGTCTGTCGGATCTGTATTACGGTTCAGAGCAGGACGGCAGCTTCATGAATGGTTCAGACTGGACTCCCGATGCAGATTATGACCCAAGACAGCGTCCATGGTACCAAGAAGCGAAGCAAACCAATCAGTTGACATACTCTGATCCTTATCTGGATATGATGTCGGAGCAATATGCGGTATCGATTGCCATGCCGGTTCAAAACAAAGAAGGCACAATGCAAGGGGTTGTCGCAGGCGACTTGTTGCTCTCTACACTTACCGATACCGTGGGGAAAATAAACCTGGATGGGTTGGGCTATAGCTTTTTAATCGATAAAAATGGGCTGCTTTTGGCTCACCCTGACGATAAACTCGTGAATACCTCAGCCGCTGATAATACGGAGTTAAACCCGCTGCTGGCAGACATGCAGGCGAATCCGTCAGGTCAGAAGCCCTTCCAATACAATGATGAGAAATATCTGTTGTTCTATCATCAGATTCCAAGCACTGGCTGGGCTGTAGGCTCCATCATCTCCGAGAAGCTGGCCTACGCTGAGTATTATGAATTGCGCAACAACTACATTCTGATTATCGGTATTACGTTGCTTGTTGTGCTGGCAGGTGCCTATTGGATCGCAACACTCTTCATCAAGCCGCTGAAAAGTCTGCATGGAACGTCCCGCCAGATGTCGAGTGGTGATTTTACAGGACGGGTTCAGATCAAAGGCAAAGATGAGTTCGCTGAGCTCGGCATGGCATTCAATCAGATGTCAGATCAGCTTAGCACGCTGTTCAGACAAGTAACGGCCTCTGCTGATCGCGTACAAAGTATCTCGGGTGAGATGCATGAGCATACGGACAACACCAAGCGCATCGCGGAGCAGATCTCCATTGCCACCGATGAACTCGCCCGAGGCTCCAGTACACAGGCTGAATCCGTGTATGATGGCTCAAGCCGTCTGTCGGAGATGAGCAATAGTGTGGGCGGTATTAATCGCAGTGTAGAACAGTCCGTAACGATGATGCGTGAGGCAGGAGAAGCCATGTTGGTTGGACTACAGGCGGTGGATCACCAGGTCGAACTTTCGGATGGCAACCGCCAATCGATTGACCGTGTAGGTGAATCGATCTCCCTACTCGCAGATAAGTCACAGAAGATTGAAAGCATCGTCAGCATGATTCAAGGTATCGCCTCCCAGACCAACCTGCTTGCCCTGAACGCTTCCATTGAAGCGGCCAGAGCGGGTGAACATGGACGTGGGTTCGCAGTGGTTGCCGAGGAAGTACGCAAACTGGCTGAACAATCTGCAGGCTCTGCTCAGGACATCATCGTATTGTTGAATGAAATCCAGGCAGCTAGCCGCCAAAGTGTGAGTGAAGTCGATTCTGCTGAACATGGTATTGAGCAGCAGGTGGCTGCGGTGCATGAGATGCGCAACTCGTTTATGCGAATCAAGCAATCCATTGAAGGCATCGACAATCAGCTGCTGCAAGTATCATCCGCAACAACTGAACTGGATAACAGCTCTGGCAAGATCGCTGAAGTGATCTCCAGTGTAGCGGCCATGTCGGAACAGAGCGCCGCTTCCACAGAAGAGGTTGCTTCTTCTACGCAGGAACAGTTCAATTACATTACAAGTATCTCGGAGCGCTCCAATGAACTGGCTCAACAAGCCAATACGCTCGCTGAAGAAGTGAAAAAGTTCAAGATTTAA
- a CDS encoding GNAT family N-acetyltransferase encodes MTKTNYYVRPIEEQDIPFLWEMLYASLHTREGDEPIQLESVHTPELSKYVEDWGREGDFGYVAVDQHGKKSGSITLRFYTDQNAGYGYVNAATPEMGMAVIEDARGKGVGTLLLQTALDEAKRRGIEAVSLSVDPDNEAIRLYRRLGFVEESFCGTSVTMVRVSSLESYMVCDLSTEYEKRNK; translated from the coding sequence GTGACCAAGACCAACTATTATGTACGCCCGATTGAGGAACAGGATATCCCCTTTCTGTGGGAGATGTTATACGCGTCCCTGCACACACGAGAAGGTGATGAACCTATCCAACTCGAAAGTGTACATACTCCTGAGCTATCCAAATATGTTGAAGACTGGGGAAGAGAAGGGGATTTTGGGTATGTTGCGGTAGACCAGCATGGTAAGAAATCAGGTTCAATAACATTACGATTCTATACGGATCAGAATGCGGGTTACGGTTATGTGAATGCAGCTACGCCAGAGATGGGGATGGCTGTAATTGAAGATGCACGTGGAAAAGGCGTAGGCACCTTACTGCTTCAGACTGCACTGGATGAAGCCAAACGGCGGGGAATTGAAGCAGTCTCGCTCAGTGTAGACCCGGATAACGAAGCGATTCGCTTATATAGGCGGTTAGGGTTCGTGGAGGAAAGCTTCTGTGGTACATCGGTAACGATGGTACGTGTAAGTAGTCTGGAATCTTATATGGTCTGCGATCTTTCTACGGAGTATGAAAAACGGAATAAGTAA
- a CDS encoding DUF4261 domain-containing protein, producing MGLFDKLRRRKKEKVPAGGAVESTNYNETIVGFVLLERDDCDFDLFIRNMKNEWDVEIEERPEEGNLFFEVNGMQVVCAHIAAPVPDREVEENAKLNILWREAEQVTSRHQSQIIVSVLNATNAIEGHVLFTQTASALLQLDHALAIYMAPLVVEASQYVETSRGIKHDELPVSLWIFIGLYQNVEGASAYTYGLRNFGKEEMEIMQSSESLSDVFEMMFMTTTYVVENDVTLHDGETLGFSAEQKLSISLSKGVATEGNSLKIGF from the coding sequence ATGGGATTGTTTGACAAGCTTCGGCGGCGCAAAAAGGAGAAGGTACCTGCAGGTGGTGCTGTCGAATCGACGAATTACAATGAAACCATCGTGGGTTTTGTCCTGCTGGAGCGTGACGATTGTGATTTTGACCTCTTCATCAGGAACATGAAGAACGAATGGGATGTCGAGATTGAAGAACGCCCGGAGGAGGGCAATCTCTTTTTTGAAGTGAATGGGATGCAGGTGGTATGTGCTCACATTGCCGCCCCTGTGCCTGACCGTGAAGTTGAGGAGAATGCCAAACTCAACATCCTTTGGCGAGAAGCGGAGCAAGTTACCTCACGGCACCAGTCACAGATTATTGTCTCTGTTCTGAACGCAACAAATGCTATTGAGGGACATGTTCTGTTCACTCAGACAGCGAGTGCCTTATTACAGTTGGATCACGCGCTGGCAATATACATGGCCCCGCTTGTTGTCGAAGCCAGTCAATATGTGGAGACCAGCCGTGGAATCAAGCATGATGAGTTACCCGTCTCGCTCTGGATTTTCATCGGATTATATCAGAATGTCGAAGGCGCTTCAGCTTACACTTACGGACTACGTAACTTTGGCAAAGAAGAGATGGAGATTATGCAATCGTCGGAGTCCTTAAGCGATGTATTTGAGATGATGTTCATGACCACAACGTATGTGGTTGAAAACGACGTCACGCTGCATGACGGGGAAACACTTGGTTTCTCGGCAGAACAAAAGCTGAGCATTTCCCTTTCCAAAGGTGTAGCGACGGAAGGTAACAGTTTGAAGATTGGATTCTAG
- a CDS encoding DUF1304 domain-containing protein: protein MISIIFVALVAVEHIYIMVMEMFMWTRPRTMKTFNLTPEFAKSTKSLAANQGLYNGFLAAGLIWGLVYPDAAVGQHIQIFFLACVIIAALYGGATSSRSIIIKQGLPAIIALLLVLFL from the coding sequence TTGATTAGTATCATTTTTGTAGCTCTTGTAGCTGTCGAACACATCTATATCATGGTGATGGAGATGTTTATGTGGACTCGTCCACGCACAATGAAAACCTTTAATCTCACGCCGGAATTCGCCAAATCCACCAAATCTCTCGCGGCCAATCAAGGTCTTTACAATGGATTTCTTGCGGCAGGTCTGATCTGGGGACTCGTATATCCGGATGCTGCCGTCGGACAGCATATTCAGATTTTCTTCCTCGCGTGTGTGATTATCGCGGCTCTCTATGGAGGGGCTACTTCTTCACGTTCCATCATTATTAAGCAAGGATTACCTGCGATCATTGCATTGTTGCTAGTTCTGTTCCTGTAA
- a CDS encoding MOSC domain-containing protein, which produces MGTVQFVLLADDPSTFVTRVIPFIDIELAGIPGDRHYGLLRPADSRQKVYKRGTPIANRRQISIVSEEECALIAEKMNIPEVRPEWLGANMLIRGIDRLTELPAGTRLLFPNGTGLICEGENLPCVHPRKMIEQFYEQDGLRKKFVPAARKKRGIVCSVEREGVIHTGDTIEVIRLS; this is translated from the coding sequence ATGGGAACTGTTCAATTCGTCTTGTTGGCTGATGATCCATCCACATTTGTGACACGAGTTATCCCTTTTATCGACATCGAGCTTGCGGGAATTCCGGGTGACCGTCACTATGGTTTGCTCCGTCCGGCGGACTCCCGTCAGAAGGTCTACAAGCGTGGCACACCGATTGCGAATCGCCGCCAGATCAGTATTGTGTCTGAGGAAGAATGTGCTCTTATTGCTGAGAAAATGAACATTCCTGAAGTGCGTCCAGAGTGGCTTGGTGCCAATATGCTGATCCGTGGCATTGATCGATTGACTGAATTGCCTGCTGGAACGCGGCTTCTATTTCCGAACGGTACGGGGTTAATATGCGAAGGAGAGAATCTTCCTTGTGTGCATCCGCGAAAAATGATTGAGCAATTCTACGAACAGGACGGTTTGCGCAAAAAGTTCGTGCCAGCCGCTCGCAAAAAACGTGGAATCGTCTGCTCGGTTGAACGGGAAGGTGTAATCCACACGGGGGATACCATCGAAGTCATTCGCCTGTCCTGA